In Phaeobacter gallaeciensis DSM 26640, a genomic segment contains:
- a CDS encoding cytochrome c biogenesis CcdA family protein: MFGIEIIDAGLIPAMLVALTAGLVSFLSPCVLPIVPPYLAYMSGVSIGEIQGTAQARRKAIVAALFFIMGLSTVFLLLGFTASAFGAFVLQNQELFAQVSGVVVIIFGLHFLSVFRIPLLDREARMETDQSGGSAVGAYILGLAFAFGWTPCIGPQLGAILSLAATEASVARGTLLLGIYALGLGVPFLLAAIFLTRSMVLMNRIKPYMGVIEKFMGGLLIFVGVMLVTGLFSEFSFWLLETFPALATLG, encoded by the coding sequence ATGTTTGGAATTGAAATCATCGACGCAGGGCTGATCCCTGCCATGCTGGTGGCGCTGACGGCTGGATTGGTCAGTTTTCTGTCGCCCTGTGTGCTGCCCATCGTGCCGCCCTATCTGGCCTATATGAGCGGCGTATCCATTGGAGAGATCCAAGGCACGGCGCAGGCCAGGCGGAAGGCAATTGTGGCCGCGCTCTTCTTCATCATGGGGCTGTCTACGGTGTTTCTGCTGCTGGGCTTTACCGCTTCGGCCTTTGGCGCGTTTGTGCTGCAGAATCAGGAACTTTTTGCACAGGTCTCCGGCGTTGTGGTGATTATCTTCGGACTGCATTTCCTTTCCGTGTTTCGTATTCCGTTGCTTGACCGTGAGGCGCGGATGGAAACCGATCAATCCGGCGGCTCGGCGGTTGGCGCCTATATTCTTGGCCTGGCCTTTGCCTTCGGCTGGACCCCCTGCATCGGCCCTCAACTCGGCGCAATCTTGTCGTTGGCCGCAACCGAAGCCTCGGTAGCGCGGGGCACCTTACTGCTGGGGATCTACGCGTTGGGGCTGGGGGTACCGTTTCTCTTGGCCGCGATCTTCCTCACCCGCTCCATGGTGCTGATGAACCGGATCAAACCTTACATGGGTGTGATCGAAAAATTCATGGGCGGGCTGCTGATCTTTGTCGGTGTGATGCTTGTCACTGGCCTGTTCTCTGAGTTCTCTTTCTGGCTGTTGGAAACCTTCCCGGCGCTGGCGACCCTCGGCTGA
- a CDS encoding nuclear transport factor 2 family protein, with protein sequence MQTENTSQSEMLLQELLAAETAVWTALQQGDVAADRAALHPQFLGVYPSGFAGRDEHTDQLSQGPTVAEFSIEDARVLPLGPETALLAYRASYTRPGQAEGQAEGEVEGAAMYVSSIWQRQDGGWINIFSQDTEALPEGVENPLP encoded by the coding sequence ATGCAAACTGAAAACACCTCTCAGTCGGAGATGCTGTTGCAAGAGTTGCTGGCAGCTGAAACCGCTGTCTGGACTGCATTGCAACAGGGGGATGTGGCAGCGGACCGCGCGGCATTGCATCCGCAGTTTCTGGGCGTCTATCCAAGCGGCTTTGCCGGGCGGGACGAACATACCGATCAGCTGTCACAGGGACCAACGGTGGCAGAGTTCAGCATCGAGGATGCGCGCGTTCTACCGCTTGGACCCGAAACAGCGCTGCTGGCGTACCGCGCCAGCTACACCCGTCCGGGGCAGGCAGAGGGGCAGGCAGAGGGAGAGGTTGAAGGCGCTGCAATGTATGTCAGTTCGATTTGGCAGCGTCAGGATGGCGGCTGGATCAATATCTTCAGTCAGGACACCGAAGCCCTGCCAGAAGGGGTGGAAAATCCGCTCCCCTGA
- a CDS encoding SspB family protein, giving the protein MSREIDYGNLMHSAMRGLIRSVLDGVAEHGLPGNHHFFITFDTSHPDAELADWLSDRYPGEMTVVMQHWFDNLDVGEDGFAITLNFGDAPEPLYIPYDAIKTFVDPSVEFGLRFESPEDDDEVEEMVAELDDDIEIEVEEDPADKKPADVVSLDSFRK; this is encoded by the coding sequence ATGTCCCGCGAAATTGACTATGGAAATCTGATGCATTCGGCCATGCGTGGCCTGATCCGTTCGGTTCTGGATGGGGTTGCGGAGCACGGGCTGCCCGGCAACCACCATTTCTTCATCACCTTTGACACCTCACACCCTGATGCGGAGCTAGCCGACTGGCTTTCGGACCGTTACCCTGGCGAAATGACCGTGGTCATGCAGCACTGGTTCGACAATCTGGATGTCGGCGAGGACGGGTTTGCCATCACGCTGAATTTCGGCGACGCACCTGAGCCGCTCTATATTCCTTACGACGCGATCAAGACCTTTGTAGATCCGTCTGTGGAGTTTGGCCTGCGCTTTGAATCCCCAGAGGATGACGACGAGGTTGAGGAAATGGTCGCCGAACTCGACGATGATATCGAGATTGAGGTGGAGGAAGATCCGGCGGACAAGAAACCCGCTGACGTCGTCTCTCTCGACAGTTTCCGCAAGTAA
- a CDS encoding efflux RND transporter periplasmic adaptor subunit: protein MNIHTDTHRNLAEALTPLPAGPASDVHSPEEGQRQRGSSSMLRILLLSGLLAVGGLVYWRADLPDLAALSTWAGRLLDAEASTAGSQANSAAAVSPAPVSTTSTVSPAALPVFSRPAEITGSGYVTVQDYASVFAKYEGTITQLFVELGDHVQTGQILVEVSDPGAQFALQTALIDQGLAELRFETRRIELEQTSRDFDRINSLLAKETVTERATQDAATALELARTALKQAEQDMRMADLKVQIAQEHVDELIIRAPVSGIVTQLSARVGNSVLARVDTIRDTDNLMVITDTTSVYLDAEVAETNVSRLRVGLSGEAVLDGFPDQPFAVHVTGISPVVSAERGTISLRLALDTPPEGMRPNMAARIRIALGDT, encoded by the coding sequence ATGAACATTCACACCGATACCCACCGCAATCTTGCCGAGGCACTGACCCCGCTTCCTGCCGGGCCCGCTTCGGATGTTCACTCACCTGAAGAGGGGCAGCGGCAGCGCGGCAGTTCTTCAATGCTGCGCATCCTGTTGCTGAGCGGGCTGCTGGCTGTCGGCGGGCTGGTTTACTGGCGCGCGGATCTGCCAGATCTAGCCGCCCTGAGCACGTGGGCCGGGAGGCTGCTGGACGCGGAGGCGTCAACCGCTGGGTCCCAGGCAAACAGTGCCGCAGCTGTTAGCCCTGCGCCTGTGTCAACCACATCGACCGTCAGCCCCGCGGCCCTGCCTGTTTTCTCCCGACCGGCAGAGATTACCGGCTCCGGCTATGTCACGGTACAGGACTACGCGTCTGTATTTGCCAAATACGAAGGCACGATAACGCAGCTCTTTGTCGAATTGGGTGATCACGTTCAAACCGGCCAGATCCTGGTGGAGGTCAGCGACCCCGGCGCGCAGTTCGCACTTCAGACGGCTCTCATTGATCAGGGGCTGGCAGAACTGCGGTTCGAGACCCGGCGTATTGAGCTTGAGCAAACCAGCCGCGACTTTGACAGGATCAATTCCTTGTTGGCTAAGGAAACCGTCACTGAGCGTGCGACACAGGACGCCGCCACGGCATTGGAGCTGGCTAGAACGGCCCTGAAACAAGCCGAACAGGATATGCGCATGGCAGATCTGAAGGTTCAGATCGCTCAGGAACATGTGGATGAGCTGATAATTCGTGCGCCGGTTTCAGGGATTGTTACGCAGCTGTCAGCACGGGTTGGCAATAGTGTTCTGGCACGGGTGGATACCATTCGAGACACCGACAACCTGATGGTCATTACCGATACGACCTCTGTCTATCTCGATGCGGAGGTGGCCGAAACCAATGTCTCGCGACTGCGGGTAGGTCTTAGCGGAGAGGCCGTCTTGGACGGTTTTCCCGATCAGCCCTTCGCGGTTCACGTGACAGGGATCTCACCGGTCGTGTCCGCCGAAAGAGGCACGATTTCGCTGCGTCTGGCGCTTGATACCCCGCCTGAGGGCATGCGCCCCAATATGGCCGCCCGCATTCGTATCGCCCTTGGTGATACCTGA
- a CDS encoding DUF4169 family protein, with protein MAGSGSGPVNLNRYRKEKARAEKKARADQNAVTYGRTKAEKDLDKARNAQDVRRLDGTKRDDPKTEDD; from the coding sequence ATGGCTGGTTCCGGTTCAGGCCCGGTTAATCTGAACCGGTATCGCAAGGAAAAGGCGCGGGCCGAGAAAAAGGCCCGCGCTGACCAGAATGCCGTGACCTATGGCCGGACCAAGGCTGAAAAGGATCTGGACAAAGCCCGTAACGCGCAAGACGTCCGGCGACTGGATGGCACGAAGCGCGACGATCCCAAGACCGAAGATGACTAA
- a CDS encoding cytochrome P450, with protein sequence MTDLPHPKRPPDSVPVTPAEGTPVIPPKPASRAAKVSLWRYLRLFRADLLSAQPAKLYRAWMAEFRTPFFRSFLVNQPDLVRTVLKDRPELFPKSNRIGEGLRPLLGNSVFLTNGEVWKRQRRIIDPAFEGGRLRQIYPAMYAAAEAAVARLSTQLEQQPDRPIEIEAETSHAAADVIFRTLFSIPIDHETAQEVFHRFRAYQQGQPILNLAAFVPLPRWLPRFHRPATRRNAARIRGLIKGLTEQRMAAIDAGHAPDDLATKVMTMQDPETGELFTTDEMVDQVAIFFLAGHETSASALAWALYLVALAPDWQEKIAAEAAALSLDQFAAAGRLRISRDVFREALRLYPPVPMMVREASCPQQFRGRAVPKGAQVVLSPWHLHRHERLWENPDGFDPGRWQTENGKTCQREAYIPFSAGPRVCTGAGFAMIEGPLILSMILERFRVEPVADQQPIPVAHLTVRSKNGIWLQLIPR encoded by the coding sequence ATGACAGATCTGCCGCACCCCAAACGTCCGCCTGACAGCGTGCCTGTCACGCCTGCTGAGGGAACTCCGGTCATACCGCCAAAACCTGCCTCCCGCGCCGCCAAGGTCTCGCTCTGGCGTTATCTGAGGTTGTTTCGCGCGGATCTTCTCTCGGCGCAGCCGGCCAAGCTTTATCGTGCCTGGATGGCAGAGTTTCGCACACCCTTCTTTCGGTCTTTTCTGGTCAATCAACCGGATCTGGTGCGCACAGTGCTAAAGGACCGCCCGGAGCTGTTTCCGAAATCGAACCGCATTGGTGAGGGGCTGCGCCCGCTGCTTGGGAATTCGGTCTTTCTCACCAATGGTGAGGTCTGGAAACGGCAGCGCCGGATCATCGACCCCGCGTTTGAAGGAGGCCGGCTGCGACAGATCTATCCGGCAATGTATGCCGCTGCGGAGGCGGCTGTGGCACGGCTATCGACTCAATTGGAGCAGCAACCGGACCGCCCCATTGAGATTGAAGCGGAAACCTCCCACGCTGCGGCGGACGTGATCTTTCGCACGCTGTTCTCAATCCCGATTGATCACGAAACAGCACAAGAGGTGTTTCACCGGTTTCGTGCCTATCAGCAGGGCCAGCCTATTCTCAATCTCGCGGCCTTTGTGCCGCTGCCACGCTGGCTGCCCCGCTTCCACCGACCCGCCACGCGGCGAAATGCGGCCCGGATCCGGGGGCTGATCAAGGGTCTCACAGAGCAGCGGATGGCGGCCATCGACGCTGGTCATGCACCGGATGATCTCGCCACGAAGGTCATGACCATGCAAGATCCCGAAACCGGTGAGCTGTTCACGACGGATGAGATGGTTGATCAGGTGGCGATCTTCTTTCTGGCCGGGCATGAGACCAGCGCGTCTGCACTCGCCTGGGCGCTCTATCTGGTGGCTTTGGCCCCCGACTGGCAGGAAAAAATCGCAGCGGAGGCGGCGGCGCTGTCGCTCGACCAGTTCGCCGCGGCGGGCAGGTTGCGGATCAGCCGCGATGTCTTCCGCGAAGCGCTGCGCCTTTACCCGCCGGTGCCGATGATGGTCCGCGAGGCCAGCTGCCCACAGCAGTTTCGCGGCCGGGCTGTTCCGAAGGGCGCGCAGGTGGTGCTGAGTCCGTGGCACCTGCACCGTCACGAACGGCTTTGGGAGAACCCGGACGGGTTTGATCCGGGGCGGTGGCAGACGGAGAACGGCAAGACCTGCCAGCGCGAGGCCTATATTCCGTTCTCGGCCGGGCCACGTGTCTGTACCGGTGCTGGCTTTGCAATGATTGAGGGACCGCTGATCCTGTCGATGATCCTGGAGCGGTTTCGTGTGGAGCCTGTTGCAGACCAACAGCCAATCCCGGTCGCCCATCTGACAGTTCGGTCAAAAAACGGGATCTGGTTGCAGCTCATCCCGCGCTAA
- a CDS encoding nuclear transport factor 2 family protein: MKNSERLFQWFHDVWVNGNLDLVEPMFHPDLEVNGPLHGAIAIAADYREVVGTIGNVIHDLELTLTHALDDGDFAAIRIQVRGYGRSEEYALDYAGQLIVRMQDGQIREFLSNFDYMTMFEQLGQLPPDCLPICMTGERLIWADDT; the protein is encoded by the coding sequence ATGAAAAACAGCGAGCGGCTCTTTCAGTGGTTTCATGATGTCTGGGTCAATGGGAACCTGGATCTGGTTGAGCCGATGTTTCACCCCGATTTGGAGGTCAACGGCCCCCTTCACGGCGCAATTGCAATCGCCGCGGATTACCGGGAGGTGGTCGGCACCATTGGCAACGTCATTCACGACCTCGAGCTAACGCTGACCCATGCACTGGACGATGGCGACTTCGCCGCGATACGAATACAGGTAAGAGGCTACGGTCGTAGTGAGGAATATGCACTGGACTACGCAGGTCAGCTGATTGTCCGCATGCAGGACGGCCAGATCCGGGAGTTTCTGTCGAATTTCGATTATATGACGATGTTCGAGCAACTTGGCCAGCTACCGCCGGATTGCCTGCCGATCTGCATGACGGGAGAGCGGCTCATCTGGGCTGATGATACCTGA
- the chrA gene encoding chromate efflux transporter produces MTEISANRETSSNGDAIAMADLIRVFGRIGLMSFGGPAAQIALMHKELVEDRPWLSEAGFLRALSFCMMLPGPEAMQLATYAGWRLRGMLGGVLAGLLFVLPGALVIAALVFLYVNFGTQPIVQAGFLGIKAAVVAIVLQALQRLGKKALHGGTDLALAAFGFLALFLFDLPFPLVLLTAALLGSLRGVSAKTEPAALTPATAGPVWVTLVLWGSLWLLPLGALSLFGPQLLADIGWFFAKLAVVTFGGAYAVLAYMSQTVVAQYQWIETGQMIDALGLAETTPGPLILVTQFVAMLAGALASGMWMALAAGVVALWATFMPCFLWIFLAAPHVERIASHPRLGAALRAITAVVVGVILNLSVWFLLHVLFRETVTLELPAISLMLPVMASLDISTALLVLAAPVVALACGGRLALILPAMAGLGIAMAQII; encoded by the coding sequence ATGACCGAGATATCAGCAAATCGCGAAACCTCATCGAACGGCGACGCGATCGCTATGGCTGATTTGATCCGGGTCTTCGGGCGGATCGGGCTGATGTCCTTTGGTGGGCCGGCGGCGCAGATTGCGCTTATGCATAAGGAGCTGGTCGAGGACCGCCCCTGGCTCAGCGAGGCGGGATTTCTGCGCGCGCTGTCGTTCTGCATGATGCTGCCGGGCCCTGAGGCGATGCAATTGGCCACCTATGCAGGTTGGCGGTTGCGCGGAATGCTTGGCGGTGTTCTGGCCGGACTGTTGTTTGTATTGCCCGGGGCGTTGGTGATTGCGGCTCTGGTGTTTCTTTACGTGAATTTTGGCACACAACCGATTGTGCAGGCTGGATTTCTCGGCATCAAAGCCGCAGTTGTTGCCATTGTTTTGCAGGCCCTCCAGCGGCTGGGTAAGAAGGCGTTGCATGGGGGGACGGATCTGGCACTGGCTGCGTTTGGCTTCCTCGCGTTGTTTCTCTTTGATCTGCCGTTTCCGCTGGTCCTGCTGACCGCTGCGCTTCTCGGCAGTCTGCGTGGGGTTTCGGCGAAGACCGAGCCCGCGGCGCTGACACCCGCAACCGCGGGACCTGTCTGGGTGACGCTGGTGCTCTGGGGCAGCTTGTGGCTCCTGCCCCTCGGCGCGCTGAGCCTGTTTGGTCCACAGCTGCTGGCGGATATTGGCTGGTTTTTTGCCAAGCTGGCCGTGGTCACCTTTGGCGGGGCCTATGCGGTACTGGCCTATATGTCCCAGACCGTGGTCGCGCAGTACCAGTGGATCGAAACCGGTCAGATGATCGATGCACTGGGGCTGGCCGAGACAACACCGGGACCGCTGATCCTGGTGACGCAATTTGTGGCGATGCTCGCTGGCGCGCTGGCCTCTGGCATGTGGATGGCGCTGGCGGCCGGGGTGGTGGCGCTCTGGGCCACATTCATGCCCTGCTTTCTCTGGATTTTTCTCGCCGCCCCTCATGTGGAGCGGATTGCTAGCCATCCCCGGCTGGGCGCCGCATTGCGGGCGATTACCGCCGTTGTGGTGGGGGTTATCCTGAACCTTTCGGTCTGGTTTTTGCTGCATGTGCTGTTTCGCGAGACTGTCACGCTGGAGCTGCCTGCGATTTCGCTGATGCTGCCGGTCATGGCCAGCCTTGATATCTCTACCGCCCTGCTGGTGCTGGCAGCGCCGGTTGTGGCGCTGGCGTGCGGCGGCCGACTGGCCTTGATTTTGCCCGCCATGGCAGGGCTTGGGATCGCGATGGCGCAGATCATCTGA
- a CDS encoding ribbon-helix-helix domain-containing protein gives MTNRPRKHSLTLRGHRTSVSLEDEFWEAFREIAAEDGRAINDLAAEIDETRGVDCGLASAIRLHVLRHLKSR, from the coding sequence ATGACTAATCGCCCCCGAAAACACTCGCTGACTTTGCGCGGTCATCGGACCTCGGTCTCGCTGGAGGATGAGTTCTGGGAGGCCTTCCGTGAGATTGCGGCTGAAGACGGGCGCGCCATCAATGATCTGGCCGCCGAAATTGACGAGACCAGAGGCGTGGACTGCGGTTTGGCCTCAGCCATTCGTCTGCATGTTCTGCGACACTTAAAGTCACGTTAA
- a CDS encoding ABC transporter ATP-binding protein, producing MPPSQNTPFIQFDAVSKGFSFSKEKIQIFSDLNLSIDTGEFVAVMGPSGSGKSTMLNLLSGIDAPDSGSIRIGNSKLEQMGEAKKSNWRAHNVGIVFQFYNLLPTLNVAENIELPLLLKPIGRAERRARVEKIIDLVGLSGRGKQLPSSMSGGQQQRVGIARAIVSDPPLLLCDEPTGDLDRRSADEVLEVLGFLNRELKKTIVMVTHDPEAATHASRTLHLNKGQFMERQEAAA from the coding sequence ATGCCCCCATCCCAGAACACGCCCTTCATTCAGTTTGACGCTGTCTCAAAAGGGTTTTCCTTTAGCAAGGAGAAGATCCAGATCTTCTCGGACCTGAACCTGTCCATTGATACAGGTGAGTTCGTCGCGGTGATGGGGCCGTCAGGGTCTGGAAAATCGACCATGCTCAACTTGTTGAGTGGCATCGACGCACCGGACAGCGGCAGCATCCGCATCGGTAATTCTAAACTCGAGCAGATGGGAGAGGCTAAGAAATCCAATTGGCGCGCCCATAATGTCGGCATCGTCTTTCAGTTCTACAACCTCCTGCCAACGCTGAATGTCGCAGAAAACATCGAACTGCCGCTGCTGCTGAAACCCATCGGCCGGGCAGAACGCCGGGCACGAGTGGAGAAGATTATCGACCTCGTGGGACTCTCCGGGCGTGGCAAGCAGCTGCCCTCCAGCATGTCCGGGGGTCAACAGCAGCGTGTCGGGATTGCGCGTGCAATTGTCAGCGACCCGCCGCTGTTGCTTTGTGACGAACCGACGGGGGATCTGGACAGGCGTTCGGCCGATGAAGTGCTGGAAGTTCTGGGCTTCCTCAATCGCGAATTGAAGAAGACCATCGTCATGGTCACCCATGATCCCGAAGCCGCCACCCATGCCAGCCGCACCCTGCATCTGAACAAGGGGCAGTTCATGGAGAGACAAGAGGCCGCCGCATGA
- the fumC gene encoding class II fumarate hydratase: MSDTRTETDSFGPLEVPANKYWGAQTQRSIMNFPIGWEKQPVAIVRALGVIKQACAMANKASGKLDAKIADAVIAAAGEVIEGKFDDNFPLVVWQTGSGTQSNMNSNEVIANRAIEILGGVIGSKDPVHPNDHCNMGQSSNDTFPTAMHIATAMSVRDVLVPGLTKLAEGLEAKAEAFKDIIKIGRTHTQDATPLTLGQEFGGYAHQIRQGLARVEAAMPGIYELAQGGTAVGTGLNTQKGWGEEVAANMAEITGLPFVTAPNKFEALAAHDAMVFLSGALATIAGSCYKIANDIRFLGSGPRSGLGELILPENEPGSSIMPGKVNPTQAEALTQVAAHVMGNDAAIKFAGSQGHFELNVYNPMMSYNLLQSIQLLGDAADSFTERMLNGIEANEPRIDKLMKESLMLVTALAPTIGYDNATKVAKTAHKNGTTLKEEAIALGFVDEATFDAVVRPEQMIGPKD, from the coding sequence ATGTCCGATACCCGCACCGAAACCGACAGCTTCGGTCCGCTTGAGGTCCCCGCCAACAAATACTGGGGCGCCCAGACCCAGCGGTCGATCATGAACTTCCCAATTGGCTGGGAAAAACAGCCCGTCGCCATCGTGCGTGCGCTCGGCGTGATCAAACAGGCCTGCGCCATGGCCAACAAGGCGTCGGGCAAGCTGGACGCCAAGATCGCGGATGCAGTCATCGCAGCGGCGGGCGAGGTGATCGAGGGCAAGTTCGACGACAACTTCCCGCTGGTGGTGTGGCAGACCGGCTCCGGCACCCAGTCCAACATGAACTCCAACGAAGTGATCGCCAACCGCGCGATTGAGATTCTCGGCGGCGTGATCGGCTCCAAGGATCCGGTGCATCCGAATGATCACTGCAACATGGGCCAGTCTTCCAACGACACCTTCCCGACCGCGATGCATATCGCCACCGCCATGTCCGTGCGCGACGTGCTGGTGCCGGGCCTGACCAAACTGGCCGAAGGGCTGGAAGCCAAAGCCGAGGCCTTCAAGGACATCATCAAGATTGGCCGCACCCATACCCAAGACGCCACCCCGCTGACACTGGGACAGGAGTTCGGCGGCTACGCCCATCAGATCCGTCAGGGCCTGGCGCGGGTCGAGGCGGCGATGCCCGGTATCTATGAGCTGGCACAGGGTGGCACCGCTGTTGGCACCGGCCTTAATACCCAAAAAGGCTGGGGTGAAGAAGTCGCAGCCAATATGGCCGAAATCACCGGCCTGCCCTTTGTCACCGCGCCGAACAAGTTCGAAGCGCTGGCGGCACATGACGCCATGGTGTTCCTGTCCGGTGCGCTCGCGACTATTGCGGGCAGCTGCTACAAGATCGCCAATGACATCCGCTTCCTCGGTTCCGGGCCTCGTTCCGGTCTGGGTGAGCTGATCCTGCCGGAGAACGAGCCGGGCTCCTCCATCATGCCGGGCAAGGTGAACCCGACACAGGCAGAGGCGCTGACCCAGGTCGCGGCTCACGTCATGGGCAATGACGCAGCGATCAAATTTGCAGGCTCGCAGGGGCATTTTGAGTTGAACGTCTACAACCCGATGATGTCCTACAACCTGCTTCAGTCGATCCAGCTCTTGGGTGATGCGGCGGACAGCTTCACCGAGCGGATGCTGAACGGCATTGAGGCCAATGAGCCGCGCATCGACAAGCTGATGAAAGAGTCGCTGATGCTGGTCACCGCGCTGGCCCCCACAATCGGCTATGACAATGCCACCAAGGTTGCCAAAACCGCGCATAAGAACGGCACCACGCTGAAGGAAGAGGCCATCGCGCTTGGCTTCGTGGATGAGGCGACGTTTGACGCCGTTGTCCGCCCTGAGCAGATGATCGGCCCGAAAGACTGA
- a CDS encoding sulfurtransferase TusA family protein produces MKQPDYLQGMTNENEILDALGLLCPLPVLKARKRLKPLASGKVLEVHADDPAAVVDIPHFCQEAGHELLEIRDNPQHQIYLIRKGG; encoded by the coding sequence ATGAAACAACCGGATTATCTGCAAGGTATGACCAATGAGAACGAGATCCTCGACGCCCTCGGGCTGCTCTGCCCTCTGCCCGTACTGAAGGCACGTAAACGTCTGAAACCATTGGCCTCTGGCAAGGTTTTGGAGGTGCATGCCGATGACCCGGCTGCGGTGGTGGACATCCCGCACTTCTGCCAGGAAGCGGGCCATGAGCTACTGGAAATCCGCGACAATCCGCAGCATCAGATCTATCTGATCCGCAAGGGTGGCTGA